A stretch of the Actinotalea sp. JY-7876 genome encodes the following:
- a CDS encoding LemA family protein, producing MKITLVLVAAAVLLVVVLLLWFVLTYNGFVRLRNLVQEAWRQIDVELHRRHDLIPNLVQTVQGYAAHERAVFDEVTAARAAASGPAAGPAQQAAQENQLTAALGRLFAVAEAYPQLRASENFAQLQAELTTTEDRIAAGRRFYNANVRELNTKVEQFPSNVVANVFSFTRAEYFETQDPAVRAVPRVDFGGSAGAVPQD from the coding sequence GTGAAGATCACGCTCGTCCTCGTCGCCGCGGCCGTGCTGCTGGTCGTGGTCCTGCTGCTGTGGTTCGTCCTCACGTACAACGGCTTCGTCCGGCTGCGGAACCTCGTCCAGGAGGCGTGGCGCCAGATCGACGTCGAGCTGCACCGGCGGCACGACCTCATCCCGAACCTCGTGCAGACGGTGCAGGGCTACGCGGCCCACGAGCGCGCGGTGTTCGACGAGGTGACGGCCGCGCGCGCCGCCGCGTCGGGCCCGGCCGCCGGCCCCGCGCAGCAGGCCGCGCAGGAGAACCAGCTCACCGCGGCCCTGGGACGCCTGTTCGCGGTCGCCGAGGCTTACCCGCAGCTGCGCGCGAGCGAGAACTTCGCCCAGCTGCAGGCCGAGCTGACGACGACCGAGGACCGCATCGCCGCCGGGCGCCGGTTCTACAACGCGAACGTGCGCGAGCTGAACACCAAGGTGGAGCAGTTCCCGTCCAACGTCGTGGCGAACGTCTTCTCGTTCACCCGGGCCGAGTACTTCGAGACGCAGGACCCGGCGGTGCGCGCGGTGCCGCGCGTCGACTTCGGCGGGTCCGCCGGCGCCGTCCCGCAGGACTGA
- a CDS encoding TetR/AcrR family transcriptional regulator has translation MTTDPRALRSRRAMLEAARRLLSAHGPAAVTHQRVAQEAGVGRATVYRHWPTAEAMLLDAMSGARLPFFADPQAPVRPWLLGQLRALADELLLREVAGVTLALVHTATWDEAAARRRDASAAAASGQLQAALRLAVASGELRPAVDLSFAAALVVGPLLYRSVLEPGHLPDAVLEAAVDALGAWSPADPPTRAGLTA, from the coding sequence GTGACGACCGACCCGCGCGCGCTCCGCAGCCGGCGCGCCATGCTCGAGGCGGCCCGGCGGCTCCTCAGCGCACACGGGCCCGCCGCCGTGACCCACCAGCGCGTGGCCCAGGAGGCGGGGGTGGGCCGGGCCACCGTGTACCGGCACTGGCCGACCGCCGAGGCGATGCTCCTGGACGCCATGAGCGGCGCGCGGCTGCCGTTCTTCGCCGACCCGCAGGCGCCCGTCCGGCCGTGGCTGCTGGGACAGCTCCGGGCCCTGGCGGACGAGCTCCTCCTGCGGGAGGTGGCCGGCGTGACCCTGGCGCTCGTCCACACCGCGACGTGGGACGAGGCCGCGGCACGGCGCCGTGACGCCTCGGCCGCAGCCGCGTCGGGCCAGCTCCAGGCGGCGCTGCGGCTCGCCGTCGCGTCCGGCGAGCTGCGGCCCGCGGTGGACCTGTCGTTCGCGGCCGCCCTCGTCGTGGGGCCGCTGCTCTACCGCAGCGTGCTCGAGCCCGGGCACCTGCCCGACGCGGTGCTCGAGGCGGCCGTGGACGCGCTCGGCGCGTGGTCCCCCGCCGACCCGCCGACGCGCGCGGGCCTCACGGCGTGA
- a CDS encoding NAD(P)-dependent oxidoreductase, with product MRQGDSQKPRIAVLGASGRTGRAVVDAGVRHGSLVTAVVRRQGLVPLGAGVVEALVPAPGVSGALDAALAGHDAVISALGPRGRGPSTVCADGARSALGSMARTGVRRLVVVSAHAVGESRDRSPYSLFVWALVGDKMRDKEAMEALVRASDLDWTLVRPPGLSDGATTLRYRTGEGLRLGFTSTVTRADLADFLVREAGTGEHAGRAVGIAA from the coding sequence ATGAGACAAGGTGACTCACAAAAGCCGAGGATCGCGGTGCTGGGCGCCTCGGGGCGCACGGGACGCGCCGTCGTCGACGCGGGGGTGCGGCACGGATCCCTCGTCACGGCCGTGGTCCGGCGCCAGGGTCTCGTCCCGCTCGGGGCGGGCGTCGTCGAGGCCCTCGTGCCCGCACCCGGCGTGTCGGGGGCCCTCGATGCCGCGCTGGCCGGTCACGACGCGGTGATCAGCGCGCTCGGCCCGCGAGGGCGCGGCCCCTCGACGGTCTGCGCGGACGGGGCGCGCTCGGCCCTCGGCTCCATGGCCCGCACCGGCGTGCGGCGGCTCGTCGTCGTCAGCGCGCACGCCGTCGGCGAGAGCCGGGACCGCTCGCCGTACTCGCTGTTCGTCTGGGCGCTGGTCGGCGACAAGATGCGGGACAAGGAGGCGATGGAGGCGCTCGTCCGTGCGTCGGACCTCGACTGGACCCTCGTGCGACCACCCGGGCTGTCGGACGGTGCGACCACCCTGCGCTATCGCACCGGGGAGGGCCTGCGCCTGGGGTTCACGTCCACCGTCACGCGCGCCGACCTCGCCGACTTCCTCGTCCGCGAGGCCGGGACCGGCGAGCACGCGGGTCGAGCCGTGGGGATCGCGGCGTGA
- a CDS encoding SDR family NAD(P)-dependent oxidoreductase: protein MSVARDAGAHPVPVGVDLRGTTALVTGGTGGMGRVLVTALAGAGADVVTVTRDPARGRELVARVARDVGGDRVQVLTADLSSRADLHAVAERVRSERPELHLVVHNAGAHFPDHALTVDGVERHVALDHLAGFTLTTLLEDRLRAGARVVTVVSAAMNDTRRVRIGGRPRPVRLEPAQLDDVRLLNPAAGFVPFEAYARAKLLATMCGYEHAGRLAASGVTVNAVHPGIVGTPLVDAMVPGPLRALRPLLRRALLTPEAGAASVLRLATDPAVTGTGHYYERAARAESPPASHDARLRAMAWEASRAWAFGR, encoded by the coding sequence GTGAGCGTCGCGCGGGACGCCGGCGCGCACCCGGTGCCGGTGGGGGTGGACCTGCGCGGGACGACGGCGCTCGTCACGGGCGGCACCGGTGGCATGGGCCGCGTCCTGGTCACCGCGCTGGCCGGGGCCGGCGCGGACGTCGTGACGGTGACGCGCGACCCCGCCCGCGGCCGCGAGCTCGTCGCACGGGTCGCGCGCGACGTCGGCGGCGACCGCGTCCAGGTCCTCACCGCCGACCTGTCCTCGCGCGCCGACCTGCACGCCGTCGCCGAGCGCGTCCGCTCCGAGCGCCCGGAGCTGCACCTGGTGGTCCACAACGCCGGGGCGCACTTCCCCGACCACGCCCTGACGGTCGACGGCGTCGAGCGGCACGTCGCGCTGGACCACCTCGCCGGATTCACGCTGACCACGCTGCTGGAGGACCGGCTGCGCGCGGGCGCACGCGTCGTCACCGTCGTCTCGGCCGCGATGAACGACACCCGTCGGGTCCGGATCGGCGGTCGTCCCCGCCCTGTGCGGCTCGAGCCCGCGCAGCTCGACGACGTGCGGCTGCTCAACCCCGCCGCGGGCTTCGTGCCGTTCGAGGCGTACGCCCGCGCCAAGCTCCTCGCGACGATGTGCGGGTACGAGCACGCCGGACGCCTCGCCGCGTCCGGCGTGACCGTCAACGCGGTGCACCCCGGCATCGTGGGCACCCCGCTGGTCGACGCGATGGTGCCCGGCCCGCTCCGGGCGCTGCGCCCGCTGCTGCGGCGGGCGCTGTTGACCCCCGAGGCCGGCGCCGCGTCGGTCCTGCGCCTGGCCACGGACCCGGCGGTCACGGGCACCGGCCACTACTACGAGCGCGCCGCGCGCGCCGAGAGCCCACCGGCCTCCCACGACGCGCGCCTGCGCGCCATGGCGTGGGAGGCCAGCCGGGCGTGGGCCTTCGGCCGGTGA
- a CDS encoding HAD-IIA family hydrolase: MTGTPHRPMSDREIRTWLTDMDGVLVHEGRPLPGAPEFIRALRDAGLPFLVLTNNSIFTARDLRARLASSGIDVPEEAIWTSALATADFLADQVPNGSAYAIGEAGLTTALYEAGYTLTESDPDYVVLGETRTYSFEAITKAVRLVQGGARFIATNPDVTGPSAEGDLPATGAVAAMITAATGRQPYFVGKPNPMMFRSALNRIDAHSESTAMVGDRMETDIVAGMEAGLLTYLVLTGSTRASDVPTFPFRPSHVVDSVADLVPLI, encoded by the coding sequence ATGACCGGGACACCGCACCGCCCGATGTCCGACCGCGAGATCCGCACCTGGCTCACGGACATGGACGGGGTGCTCGTCCACGAGGGCCGGCCCCTGCCCGGGGCGCCGGAGTTCATCCGCGCCCTGCGCGACGCCGGCCTGCCCTTCCTGGTCTTGACGAACAACTCGATCTTCACCGCGCGCGACCTGCGGGCGCGGCTCGCGTCCTCGGGCATCGACGTCCCCGAGGAGGCCATCTGGACGTCGGCGCTCGCGACGGCCGACTTCCTCGCGGACCAGGTGCCCAACGGCTCGGCGTACGCGATCGGCGAGGCCGGCCTGACGACGGCGCTCTACGAGGCCGGGTACACGCTGACCGAGTCGGACCCGGACTACGTCGTGCTCGGGGAGACCCGGACGTACTCGTTCGAGGCGATCACCAAGGCCGTGCGGCTCGTGCAGGGCGGCGCCCGGTTCATCGCCACGAACCCCGACGTGACGGGGCCGAGCGCGGAGGGCGACCTCCCGGCGACCGGCGCGGTGGCGGCGATGATCACTGCGGCGACGGGGCGGCAGCCGTACTTCGTCGGAAAGCCCAATCCCATGATGTTCCGCTCGGCGCTCAACCGGATCGACGCGCACTCGGAGTCGACCGCGATGGTCGGCGACCGGATGGAGACGGACATCGTCGCCGGCATGGAGGCGGGCCTGCTCACCTACCTCGTGCTCACGGGGTCGACGCGCGCGAGCGACGTCCCGACCTTCCCGTTCCGCCCCAGCCACGTCGTCGACTCCGTCGCGGACCTCGTCCCGCTGATCTGA
- a CDS encoding VTT domain-containing protein, giving the protein MQPTLLLADVLAGPVPALGPDFLDADKLIASFGAYALIGVVLVVFIETGLLFPFLPGDSLLFTAGMLVAQEEMNVPIWLLCLALFLAAFLGDQVGFMIGRKAGPKIFNKPDSRFFKQQYIDQTYKYFDRYGGRTIIVARFVPFVRTYAPVAAGVGNMRYRHFVSYNVIGAFLWGVGVTVLGYLLGNVEFIKENIEIILVAIVGVSVLPIVIELLRARSKSRDPRYDEPAERARVAQDDIEG; this is encoded by the coding sequence GTGCAGCCCACCCTCCTCCTCGCCGACGTCCTCGCCGGTCCGGTCCCCGCGCTGGGCCCCGACTTCCTCGACGCCGACAAGCTCATCGCCTCGTTCGGGGCGTACGCCCTCATCGGCGTGGTGCTCGTCGTGTTCATCGAGACCGGCCTGCTGTTCCCCTTCCTGCCCGGGGACAGCCTGCTGTTCACCGCGGGCATGCTGGTGGCGCAGGAGGAGATGAACGTCCCGATCTGGCTGCTCTGCCTCGCCCTCTTCCTCGCGGCCTTCCTCGGTGACCAGGTCGGCTTCATGATCGGCCGCAAGGCCGGCCCGAAGATCTTCAACAAGCCGGACTCGCGGTTCTTCAAGCAGCAGTACATCGACCAGACCTACAAGTACTTCGACAGGTACGGCGGGCGGACGATCATCGTCGCGCGCTTCGTGCCGTTCGTGCGGACGTACGCCCCGGTCGCCGCCGGCGTCGGCAACATGCGCTACCGGCACTTCGTCTCCTACAACGTCATCGGCGCGTTCCTGTGGGGCGTGGGCGTCACGGTGCTGGGCTACCTGCTCGGCAACGTCGAGTTCATCAAGGAGAACATCGAGATCATCCTCGTCGCGATCGTCGGCGTCTCCGTGCTGCCGATCGTGATCGAGCTGCTGCGCGCCCGCAGCAAGAGCCGCGACCCGCGCTACGACGAGCCGGCCGAGCGTGCGCGCGTCGCCCAGGACGACATCGAGGGCTGA
- a CDS encoding ABC transporter ATP-binding protein yields MEDELRLIDVSRRFGDRAALTDVGFAVRPGRMTGFVGANGAGKTTAMRIVLGVLAADSGRVELGGREVTREDRRRFGYMPEERGLYPKMAVVDQLVYLARVHGLDGPTARRRTAELLDRLGLADRAKDQLHTLSLGNQQRVQVAAALVHDPVLLVLDEPFSGLDPLGVDTMAAHLRSRADDGVPVLFSSHQLELVERLCDDVVIIDRGRVVAAGPAADLRAQRTGRRIRVVVEPAPDDAGVLPTQPEGAPSGVASFLEQVPGVSLVHQDGRAVVVDLADDADDQALLAEAQRHGAVREFAPVVPTLAEIFREVVR; encoded by the coding sequence GTGGAGGACGAGCTCAGGCTCATCGACGTGAGCCGCCGGTTCGGTGACCGCGCGGCGCTGACGGACGTCGGCTTCGCCGTCCGGCCCGGTCGCATGACCGGGTTCGTGGGAGCGAACGGCGCGGGCAAGACCACGGCGATGCGCATCGTGCTCGGCGTCCTGGCGGCCGACTCCGGCCGCGTCGAGCTCGGCGGCCGCGAGGTGACGCGCGAGGACCGCCGCCGCTTCGGGTACATGCCCGAGGAGCGCGGCCTCTACCCCAAGATGGCCGTCGTCGACCAGCTCGTGTACCTCGCACGCGTGCACGGCCTGGACGGCCCGACGGCGCGGCGCCGGACGGCCGAGCTGCTCGACCGGCTCGGCCTGGCGGACCGCGCGAAGGACCAGCTGCACACCCTCTCGCTGGGCAACCAGCAGCGGGTGCAGGTCGCCGCCGCGCTGGTGCACGACCCCGTGCTGCTGGTCCTGGACGAGCCGTTCTCGGGCCTGGACCCGTTGGGCGTCGACACGATGGCGGCGCACCTGCGCTCGCGGGCCGACGACGGCGTCCCGGTGCTCTTCTCGTCCCACCAGCTCGAGCTGGTCGAGCGGCTGTGCGACGACGTCGTGATCATCGACAGGGGTCGCGTCGTGGCGGCCGGGCCCGCTGCGGACCTGCGCGCGCAGCGCACCGGCCGCCGGATCAGGGTGGTCGTCGAGCCGGCGCCGGACGACGCCGGCGTGCTGCCGACGCAGCCCGAGGGCGCGCCGTCGGGCGTCGCGTCGTTCCTCGAGCAGGTACCGGGCGTCTCGCTCGTCCACCAGGACGGGCGCGCGGTCGTCGTCGACCTCGCCGACGACGCCGACGACCAGGCGCTCCTCGCCGAGGCCCAGCGCCACGGGGCCGTGCGGGAGTTCGCGCCCGTCGTCCCGACGCTCGCCGAGATCTTCCGGGAGGTCGTGCGATGA
- a CDS encoding ABC transporter permease, with translation MSSPATAVAPLRAAPAVRVVAAREIAVKLRDKAFLASTVFMLLLVTAATVIPVLLSQQTPSWRVAVQGDAADDVVAVAARLGLQAQDPDSQIPPALRLLGAGGLPAADLTAIEVPPDGDVERLVRDGDVAAALVGDDVTDLRLLGDESVPAQLDVLVSAAASEVQVERAATEAGLDAAEVAALTSPVPPVVTLLEPRPEGSVPPELLVLVFAFLFYISVLTFGMSIAQSVVEEKQSRVVELLVAAMPVRWLLAGKVVGNTVMAVGQVVVVVGAGLLGATLAGQGELVGQLAGASGWFVLFFLLGFVMLACLWAVAGSLASRVEDLQSTTVFMQVLVVVPFFAAIFAIDPGPTQRALSYIPFTAPLLMPARIVLGSAEPWEPWVSAGLVLATAAAFVLLGARLYEGSVLHTSSRLRATEAWRAGRG, from the coding sequence ATGAGCAGCCCCGCCACCGCGGTCGCCCCGCTGCGTGCGGCCCCGGCCGTCCGCGTCGTGGCCGCGCGCGAGATCGCGGTCAAGCTGCGCGACAAGGCGTTCCTCGCCTCGACCGTGTTCATGCTCCTGCTGGTCACCGCCGCGACGGTGATCCCGGTGCTGCTGAGCCAGCAGACGCCGTCGTGGCGCGTCGCGGTCCAGGGCGACGCCGCCGACGACGTCGTCGCGGTCGCCGCGCGGCTCGGCCTGCAGGCGCAGGACCCCGACTCCCAGATCCCGCCGGCGCTGCGCCTGCTCGGCGCGGGCGGCCTGCCCGCGGCCGACCTCACCGCCATCGAGGTCCCCCCGGACGGCGACGTCGAGCGCCTCGTGCGTGACGGTGACGTCGCCGCGGCGCTCGTGGGCGACGACGTCACCGACCTGCGCCTCCTGGGCGACGAGTCCGTGCCGGCGCAGCTCGACGTCCTCGTCAGCGCCGCCGCGAGCGAGGTGCAGGTCGAGCGCGCGGCCACCGAGGCGGGCCTCGACGCCGCCGAGGTGGCGGCGCTCACGAGCCCCGTGCCGCCCGTCGTCACGCTGCTCGAGCCCCGGCCCGAGGGGTCCGTGCCGCCGGAGCTGCTCGTGCTGGTGTTCGCGTTCCTCTTCTACATCTCGGTGCTGACCTTCGGGATGTCGATCGCGCAGAGCGTGGTCGAGGAGAAGCAGTCCCGCGTCGTCGAGCTGCTCGTCGCCGCCATGCCGGTGCGGTGGCTGCTGGCCGGCAAGGTCGTCGGCAACACGGTGATGGCCGTCGGCCAGGTGGTCGTGGTCGTGGGGGCCGGGTTGCTCGGCGCGACCCTCGCCGGGCAGGGCGAGCTGGTCGGTCAGCTGGCCGGCGCGTCCGGCTGGTTCGTGCTCTTCTTCCTGCTCGGCTTCGTCATGCTCGCGTGCCTGTGGGCCGTGGCCGGCTCGCTCGCGTCCCGGGTCGAGGACCTGCAGTCGACGACGGTGTTCATGCAGGTCCTCGTGGTCGTGCCGTTCTTCGCGGCGATCTTCGCGATCGACCCCGGGCCCACGCAGCGCGCCCTGTCCTACATCCCGTTCACGGCCCCGCTGCTCATGCCCGCGCGGATCGTGCTCGGCAGCGCCGAGCCGTGGGAGCCGTGGGTCTCGGCCGGGCTCGTCCTCGCGACCGCCGCGGCCTTCGTGCTGCTGGGCGCCCGCCTGTACGAGGGCTCGGTGCTGCACACGTCCTCGCGCCTGCGGGCGACCGAGGCGTGGCGCGCGGGCCGCGGGTGA
- a CDS encoding RNA methyltransferase: MSAPDEPGEREEVGVGPWPGGPDAWPPLDVDGVRRYDPELLAGGDRRNVVDRYRYWTLEAIVADLDTRRHPFHVAVENWAHDLNIGSVVRTANAFAAEAVHIVGRRRWNRRGAMVTDRYQHVLHHPDVADLLAWAAERDLPVLGVDNLPGSVPLEGYPLPRACVLLFGQEGTGLSEAARAACADVLHIRQFGSTRSINAGAAAAIAMHTWITQHA; this comes from the coding sequence GTGAGCGCGCCGGACGAGCCGGGGGAGCGGGAGGAGGTCGGCGTCGGCCCCTGGCCCGGCGGGCCGGACGCGTGGCCACCGCTCGACGTCGACGGCGTACGGCGCTACGACCCCGAGCTGCTGGCCGGGGGCGACCGGCGCAACGTGGTCGACCGCTACCGGTACTGGACGCTCGAGGCGATCGTGGCGGACCTCGACACCCGGCGGCACCCGTTCCACGTCGCCGTGGAGAACTGGGCCCACGACCTGAACATCGGGTCGGTCGTCCGCACCGCCAACGCGTTCGCGGCGGAGGCCGTCCACATCGTGGGGCGGCGCCGGTGGAACCGGCGCGGGGCGATGGTGACCGACCGCTACCAGCACGTGCTGCACCACCCGGACGTCGCCGACCTGCTCGCGTGGGCCGCGGAGCGGGACCTGCCCGTGCTGGGCGTCGACAACCTGCCCGGCTCGGTCCCGCTCGAGGGCTACCCCCTCCCGCGGGCCTGCGTGCTGCTCTTCGGGCAGGAGGGCACGGGCCTGTCGGAGGCCGCCCGCGCGGCGTGCGCCGACGTGCTGCACATCCGCCAGTTCGGGTCCACGCGCTCGATCAACGCGGGCGCGGCGGCGGCGATCGCGATGCACACCTGGATCACGCAGCACGCCTGA
- the fbaA gene encoding class II fructose-bisphosphate aldolase, with protein MPIATPEVYAEMIDRAKAGKFAYPAVNITSSQTVTAALQGFAEAESDGIIQVSVGGAEYASGSTVKDRVSGTLALAAYAAEVAKGYGITVALHTDHCVKKNLDSWVRPLLALEAEQVKRGENPTFQSHMFDGSDIPLEENLVIAAELLELSQAARTILEIEVGVVGGEEDGHEAEINEKLYTTAEDGLATVRALGAGEKGRYLTALTFGNVHGVYKPGAVKLRPAILAEIQKAVGDEIGIENPFDLVFHGGSGSTAAEIAEAVDNGVIKMNIDTDTQYAFTRPVVGHMFSNYDGVLKVDGEVGNKKAYDPRAWGKLAEAGMAKRIVEACQQLRSAGQQIR; from the coding sequence ATGCCCATCGCCACCCCCGAGGTCTACGCCGAGATGATCGATCGGGCGAAGGCAGGCAAGTTCGCCTACCCCGCCGTGAACATCACGTCGTCCCAGACGGTCACGGCGGCCCTCCAGGGCTTCGCCGAGGCGGAGTCCGACGGCATCATCCAGGTCTCCGTCGGTGGCGCCGAGTACGCGTCCGGCTCGACGGTCAAGGACCGCGTCTCCGGCACGCTGGCGCTCGCCGCCTACGCGGCCGAGGTCGCCAAGGGCTACGGCATCACCGTGGCGCTGCACACCGACCACTGCGTGAAGAAGAACCTCGACTCCTGGGTCCGCCCGCTCCTGGCCCTCGAGGCCGAGCAGGTCAAGCGCGGCGAGAACCCGACGTTCCAGTCGCACATGTTCGACGGCTCGGACATCCCGCTCGAGGAGAACCTGGTCATCGCGGCGGAGCTCCTCGAGCTCTCGCAGGCGGCGCGCACGATCCTCGAGATCGAGGTCGGCGTCGTCGGTGGCGAGGAGGACGGCCACGAGGCCGAGATCAACGAGAAGCTCTACACGACGGCCGAGGACGGCCTCGCGACGGTCCGTGCGCTCGGCGCCGGCGAGAAGGGCCGCTACCTGACGGCCCTGACGTTCGGCAACGTCCACGGCGTCTACAAGCCCGGCGCCGTCAAGCTGCGCCCGGCGATCCTCGCGGAGATCCAGAAGGCCGTCGGCGACGAGATCGGCATCGAGAACCCGTTCGACCTCGTCTTCCACGGCGGCTCGGGCTCGACCGCCGCCGAGATCGCGGAGGCGGTCGACAACGGCGTCATCAAGATGAACATCGACACGGACACGCAGTACGCGTTCACGCGTCCGGTCGTCGGCCACATGTTCAGCAACTACGACGGCGTCCTCAAGGTCGACGGCGAGGTGGGCAACAAGAAGGCCTACGACCCGCGCGCCTGGGGCAAGCTCGCCGAGGCCGGCATGGCCAAGCGCATCGTCGAGGCGTGCCAGCAGCTGCGGTCGGCGGGCCAGCAGATCCGCTGA
- a CDS encoding STAS domain-containing protein, whose amino-acid sequence MRDGNSRTPDKPAESEGAGIASEADTTGELPTDAISEPASVHVIVQDGRTRIVLSGEVDADMAADLSEATADAEAAGLPIDIDAQHVTFMDSSGIAFLARIATRSSQKVRVLRAPETVRFLLQVTRIGELLELVDDPEPEHHLPTIGPGGRAPQSVPGPDDVA is encoded by the coding sequence GTGCGAGACGGTAACAGCCGGACGCCGGACAAGCCTGCCGAGTCCGAGGGGGCAGGTATCGCGTCGGAGGCGGACACGACCGGAGAGCTCCCCACGGACGCGATCTCCGAGCCGGCCTCGGTCCACGTCATCGTCCAGGACGGCCGGACCCGCATCGTGCTGTCGGGCGAGGTCGACGCCGACATGGCCGCGGACCTCTCCGAGGCGACGGCTGACGCGGAGGCCGCCGGCCTGCCCATCGACATCGACGCCCAGCACGTGACGTTCATGGACTCGTCGGGCATCGCGTTCCTCGCCCGCATCGCCACGCGGTCGAGCCAGAAGGTGCGCGTGCTCCGCGCCCCGGAGACGGTCCGCTTCCTGCTCCAGGTGACGCGCATCGGCGAGCTGCTCGAGCTGGTCGACGACCCCGAGCCCGAGCACCACCTGCCGACCATCGGCCCCGGGGGACGTGCGCCGCAGTCGGTGCCGGGCCCCGACGACGTCGCCTGA